A stretch of the Bacteroidota bacterium genome encodes the following:
- a CDS encoding pyruvate:ferredoxin (flavodoxin) oxidoreductase, which produces MANKRNFITCEGNMAAAHIAYMFSEVAAIYPITPSSNMAEYVDEWASSGRKNLFGETVEVSEMQSEGGASGAVHGALQAGALTSTYTASQGLLLMIPNMYKIAGELLPGVFHVSARSVAAHALSIFGDHSDIYATR; this is translated from the coding sequence ATGGCTAATAAGAGAAATTTTATCACTTGTGAAGGAAACATGGCCGCAGCACATATTGCTTATATGTTTAGCGAAGTTGCCGCAATATATCCTATCACTCCTTCCTCAAATATGGCTGAATACGTTGACGAATGGGCCTCTTCTGGAAGAAAGAACTTATTTGGAGAAACTGTTGAAGTTTCAGAAATGCAATCTGAAGGCGGGGCATCTGGTGCTGTGCATGGTGCTTTACAAGCTGGCGCACTAACGTCAACTTACACAGCCTCACAAGGATTGCTGTTGATGATTCCAAATATGTATAAAATTGCTGGTGAATTATTACCGGGAGTTTTTCATGTTTCAGCGAGAAGTGTTGCTGCTCATGCATTATCAATTTTTGGAGATCATTCAGATATTTATGCTACACG